In Streptomyces sp. NBC_01707, a genomic segment contains:
- the secG gene encoding preprotein translocase subunit SecG, with protein MGFSIALIVFSLLLMLLVLMHKGKGGGLSDMFGGGMQSSVGGSSVAERNLDRITVVVGLGWFACIIVLGLLMKLDN; from the coding sequence ATGGGGTTCTCGATCGCCCTGATCGTCTTCAGCCTGCTGCTGATGCTGCTGGTGCTGATGCACAAGGGAAAGGGCGGCGGCCTCTCCGACATGTTCGGTGGCGGTATGCAGTCGTCCGTCGGTGGCTCGTCGGTCGCCGAGCGAAACCTCGACCGGATCACCGTGGTGGTCGGTCTGGGATGGTTCGCGTGCATTATTGTGCTTGGTCTGCTGATGAAGCTGGACAACTGA
- the uvrC gene encoding excinuclease ABC subunit UvrC, with translation MADPSSYRPKPGQIPDSPGVYKFRDEHRRVIYVGKAKSLRQRLANYFQDLAGLHPRTRTMVTTAASVEWTVVATEVEALQLEYSWIKEFDPRFNVKYRDDKSYPYLAVTLNEEYPRVQVMRGAKKKGVRYFGPYGHAWAIRETVDLMLRVFPVRTCSAGVFKNATRTGRPCLLGYIGKCSAPCVGRVTPEEHRELADDFCDFMAGRTGTYIRRLEKDMMAAAEEMEYERAARLRDDVEALKRAMEKSAVVLADATDADLIAVAEDELEAAVQIFHVRGGRVRGQRGWVTDKVEAVDTSGLIEHALQQLYGEETGDSVPKEVLVPALPEDPEAVSQWLADRRGSQVSLRIPQRGDKKDLMVTVQRNAQQALGLHKTKRASDLTTRSRALEEIAEALGLDTAPLRIECFDISHLQGDDVVASMVVFEDGLARKSEYRRFQIKGFEGQDDVRSMHEVIGRRFRRYLQEKERTGEWEESPAVSGAVPAPETAAADGDPFDNEPREDDGRPKRFAYPPQLVVVDGGQPQVAAAKRALDELGIDDIAVCGLAKRLEEVWLPDDDDPVVLPRSSEGLYLLQRVRDEAHRFAITYQRAKRAKRIRSSPLDAVSGLGETRKQALIKHFGSVKKLKQATIDEICEVPGIGRRTAESVAVALASTTPAAPAVNTATGEIIEEDDGGSTS, from the coding sequence ATGGCAGACCCCTCCAGCTACCGCCCCAAGCCGGGACAGATCCCCGACTCCCCGGGGGTCTACAAATTCCGCGACGAGCACCGCCGGGTGATCTACGTCGGGAAGGCGAAGAGCCTGCGCCAGCGCCTGGCCAACTACTTCCAGGACCTGGCAGGTCTTCACCCGCGCACCCGCACGATGGTCACCACGGCCGCCTCCGTCGAGTGGACCGTCGTCGCCACCGAGGTCGAGGCGCTGCAGCTGGAGTACTCCTGGATCAAGGAGTTCGACCCCCGGTTCAACGTCAAGTACCGCGACGACAAGAGCTATCCGTATCTCGCGGTCACGCTGAACGAGGAGTACCCGCGCGTCCAGGTCATGCGCGGCGCGAAGAAGAAGGGCGTGCGCTACTTCGGTCCGTACGGGCACGCCTGGGCGATCCGCGAGACGGTCGACCTGATGCTCCGGGTCTTTCCCGTCCGTACGTGCTCCGCCGGTGTCTTCAAGAACGCGACGCGGACCGGCCGCCCCTGCCTCCTCGGCTACATCGGCAAGTGCTCGGCGCCCTGCGTCGGCCGGGTCACCCCCGAGGAGCACCGGGAATTGGCGGACGACTTCTGCGACTTCATGGCCGGCCGCACGGGTACGTACATCCGTCGGCTGGAGAAGGACATGATGGCGGCGGCCGAAGAGATGGAGTACGAGCGGGCGGCCCGGCTCCGCGACGACGTGGAGGCCCTCAAGCGCGCCATGGAGAAGAGCGCCGTCGTCCTCGCCGACGCGACCGACGCCGACCTGATCGCGGTCGCCGAGGACGAGCTCGAGGCCGCCGTGCAGATATTCCACGTCCGCGGCGGCCGGGTGCGCGGCCAGCGCGGCTGGGTCACCGACAAGGTCGAGGCGGTCGACACCTCGGGCCTGATCGAGCACGCCCTGCAGCAGCTGTACGGGGAGGAGACAGGCGACTCCGTCCCCAAGGAGGTCCTCGTCCCGGCCCTTCCGGAGGACCCCGAAGCGGTCTCCCAGTGGCTCGCCGACCGCCGGGGCTCCCAGGTCAGCCTGCGCATCCCGCAGCGCGGCGACAAGAAGGACCTGATGGTGACGGTCCAGCGCAACGCCCAGCAGGCGCTGGGGCTGCACAAGACCAAGCGCGCCTCCGATCTGACGACCCGGTCCCGCGCCCTGGAGGAGATCGCCGAGGCGCTCGGTCTCGATACGGCTCCGCTGCGCATCGAATGCTTCGACATCTCCCATCTCCAGGGCGACGACGTGGTGGCGTCCATGGTCGTCTTCGAGGACGGTCTGGCCCGCAAGAGCGAGTACCGCCGCTTCCAGATCAAGGGCTTCGAGGGGCAGGACGACGTCCGCTCGATGCACGAGGTGATCGGCCGCCGCTTCAGGCGCTACCTCCAGGAGAAGGAGCGGACGGGGGAGTGGGAGGAGAGCCCCGCGGTCTCCGGAGCCGTACCGGCCCCGGAGACCGCCGCCGCGGACGGCGACCCCTTCGACAACGAGCCCCGCGAGGACGACGGCCGCCCCAAGCGGTTCGCCTACCCGCCGCAGCTCGTCGTGGTGGACGGCGGCCAGCCGCAGGTCGCCGCGGCCAAGCGGGCGCTCGACGAGCTCGGGATCGACGACATCGCCGTCTGCGGCCTCGCCAAGCGCCTCGAAGAGGTGTGGCTGCCCGATGACGACGACCCCGTGGTCCTGCCCCGCTCCAGCGAGGGCCTATACCTCCTGCAGCGCGTCCGTGACGAGGCCCACCGCTTCGCCATCACCTATCAGCGTGCCAAGCGGGCCAAGCGCATCCGCTCCAGCCCCCTGGACGCGGTCTCCGGCCTCGGCGAGACCCGGAAACAGGCGTTGATCAAGCATTTCGGCTCCGTGAAGAAGCTGAAGCAGGCGACAATCGACGAGATCTGCGAGGTTCCGGGGATAGGCCGCAGGACGGCGGAATCAGTGGCTGTCGCCCTCGCCTCGACCACCCCGGCCGCACCCGCCGTGAATACGGCGACAGGAGAGATCATTGAAGAGGACGACGGGGGCAGCACGTCATGA
- a CDS encoding RNA polymerase-binding protein RbpA, translated as MASGNAIRGSRVGAGPMGEAERGESAPRLRISFWCSNGHETQPSFASDAQTPETWDCPRCGFPAGQDRDNPPDPPRTEPYKTHLAYVRERRSDADGEAILAEALAKLRGEI; from the coding sequence GTGGCAAGTGGCAACGCGATCCGGGGAAGCCGGGTCGGAGCGGGGCCGATGGGGGAGGCCGAGCGGGGCGAGTCCGCGCCGCGCCTCCGCATCTCCTTCTGGTGCTCGAACGGGCACGAGACGCAGCCGAGCTTCGCCAGTGACGCGCAGACACCGGAGACTTGGGACTGCCCGCGCTGTGGTTTCCCGGCGGGACAGGACCGGGACAACCCGCCGGACCCGCCGCGCACCGAACCGTACAAGACGCACCTCGCGTATGTACGTGAGCGGCGCAGCGATGCGGACGGCGAGGCCATCCTCGCCGAGGCCCTCGCAAAACTCCGGGGCGAAATCTAA
- the pgi gene encoding glucose-6-phosphate isomerase encodes MNAQSRTKLNQTPEWTALGKHREQLGQTHLRQLFADDPERGTGYTLRVGDLYLDYSKHLVTDETLRLLRELADATGVAGLRDAMFRGEKINTTEDRAVLHTALRAPRDAVIEVDGENVVPAVHAVLDKMAAFADRIRSGEWTGHTGKRIKNVVNIGIGGSDLGPAMAYEVLRSFTDRSLTVRFVSNVDGADLHEAVRDLDPAETLFIIASKTFTTIETITNATSARNWLLTGLRADQDAVAKHFVALSTNAEKVAEFGIDTANMFEFWDWVGGRYSYDSAIGLSLMIAIGPDRFREMLDGFHLVDEHFRTAPPEANAALLLGLLGVWYGAFFDAQSHAVLPYSHYLSKFTAYLQQLDMESNGKSVDRDGHPVEWQTGPVVWGTPGTNGQHAYYQLIHQGTKVIPADFIGFAEPVADLLPGLVAQHDLLMANFFAQTQALAFGKTPDEVRAEGVAEELVPHKTFRGNHPTTTILADRLTPSVLGQLIALYEHKVFVQGAVWNIDSFDQWGVELGKVLAKKIEPVLTGTAGSAAAEGGEQLDSSTAALVAAYRTRRGR; translated from the coding sequence ATGAACGCACAAAGCCGAACCAAGCTGAATCAGACGCCCGAATGGACCGCTCTCGGCAAGCACCGTGAGCAGCTCGGCCAGACCCATCTGCGGCAGCTGTTCGCGGACGATCCCGAGCGCGGCACCGGATATACCCTCCGGGTGGGCGATCTGTATCTCGACTACTCCAAGCACCTGGTCACCGACGAGACGCTCCGGCTGCTGCGCGAGCTCGCCGACGCCACCGGTGTCGCCGGGCTGCGGGACGCCATGTTCCGCGGCGAAAAGATCAACACCACCGAGGACCGTGCCGTCCTGCACACCGCGCTGCGCGCCCCGCGCGACGCGGTCATCGAGGTCGACGGCGAGAACGTGGTGCCCGCCGTGCACGCCGTGCTCGACAAGATGGCGGCTTTCGCCGACCGCATCAGGTCGGGGGAGTGGACCGGTCACACGGGCAAGCGGATCAAGAACGTCGTCAACATCGGCATCGGCGGTTCCGACCTCGGTCCCGCCATGGCGTACGAGGTGCTGCGCTCCTTCACGGACCGCTCGCTCACCGTCCGCTTCGTGTCCAACGTCGACGGCGCCGACCTGCACGAGGCCGTCCGTGACCTCGACCCGGCCGAGACGCTCTTCATCATCGCGTCGAAGACGTTCACCACGATCGAGACGATCACCAACGCCACCTCCGCCCGTAACTGGCTGCTGACCGGACTGCGCGCCGATCAGGACGCCGTCGCGAAGCACTTCGTGGCCCTGTCGACGAACGCCGAGAAGGTCGCGGAGTTCGGCATCGACACCGCCAACATGTTCGAGTTCTGGGACTGGGTAGGCGGCCGCTACTCGTACGACTCCGCGATCGGCCTCTCACTGATGATCGCCATCGGCCCGGACCGCTTCCGCGAGATGCTCGACGGGTTCCACCTCGTCGACGAGCACTTCCGCACCGCTCCGCCGGAGGCCAATGCCGCGCTGCTGCTCGGCCTGTTGGGTGTCTGGTACGGCGCGTTCTTCGATGCCCAGTCGCACGCCGTACTGCCGTACAGCCACTATCTGTCCAAGTTCACCGCCTACTTGCAGCAGCTGGACATGGAGTCCAACGGCAAGTCCGTGGACCGGGACGGCCACCCGGTCGAGTGGCAGACCGGTCCGGTCGTCTGGGGCACGCCCGGCACCAACGGGCAGCACGCCTACTACCAGCTGATCCACCAGGGCACCAAGGTCATCCCGGCCGACTTCATCGGCTTCGCCGAGCCGGTCGCCGACCTGCTGCCCGGGCTGGTCGCCCAGCACGATCTGCTGATGGCCAACTTCTTCGCCCAGACCCAGGCGCTCGCCTTCGGCAAGACGCCGGACGAGGTCCGAGCGGAGGGCGTGGCCGAGGAGCTCGTGCCGCACAAGACGTTCCGGGGGAACCACCCCACGACCACGATCCTGGCCGACCGGCTGACGCCGTCCGTCCTCGGCCAGCTGATCGCACTGTACGAGCACAAGGTCTTCGTCCAGGGTGCCGTCTGGAACATCGACTCGTTCGACCAGTGGGGCGTCGAGCTCGGCAAGGTCCTCGCCAAGAAGATCGAACCGGTGCTGACCGGGACGGCGGGATCGGCCGCGGCGGAGGGTGGCGAGCAGCTGGACAGCTCCACCGCCGCGCTGGTCGCCGCGTACCGCACGCGCAGGGGTCGCTGA
- the tpiA gene encoding triose-phosphate isomerase — protein sequence MSTRTPLMAGNWKMNLNHLEAIAHVQKLAFALADKDYDAVEVAVLPPFTDLRSVQTLVDGDKLKIKYGAQDISAHDSGAYTGEISGPMLAKLKCTYVAIGHSERRQYHHETDEIVNAKIKAAYKNGLTPILCVGEEESVREAGRHVEHTLAQVDGALKEIPAEQAESIVIAYEPVWAIGTGKVCGADDAQEVCGAIRGRLAELYSQELADAVRIQYGGSVKSGNVAEIMAKPDIDGALIGGAALDADEFVKIVRFRDQ from the coding sequence ATGAGCACCCGTACCCCGCTGATGGCGGGCAACTGGAAGATGAACCTCAACCACCTCGAGGCCATCGCACACGTCCAGAAGCTCGCCTTCGCCCTGGCCGACAAGGACTACGACGCCGTCGAGGTCGCCGTCCTGCCGCCCTTCACCGACCTGCGCTCCGTGCAGACGCTGGTCGACGGCGACAAACTGAAGATCAAGTACGGCGCCCAGGACATCTCGGCGCACGACTCCGGCGCGTACACCGGCGAGATCTCCGGCCCCATGCTCGCCAAGCTGAAGTGCACCTATGTGGCCATCGGCCACTCCGAGCGCCGCCAGTACCACCACGAGACCGACGAGATCGTCAACGCCAAGATCAAGGCCGCGTACAAGAACGGCCTGACCCCGATCCTGTGCGTCGGCGAGGAGGAGTCGGTCCGCGAGGCGGGCCGCCACGTCGAGCACACGCTCGCGCAGGTCGACGGCGCGCTCAAGGAGATTCCGGCCGAGCAGGCCGAGTCCATCGTGATCGCGTACGAGCCGGTCTGGGCCATCGGGACCGGCAAGGTCTGCGGCGCCGACGACGCCCAGGAGGTCTGCGGGGCCATCCGCGGCCGGCTCGCCGAGCTGTACTCCCAGGAGCTGGCCGACGCGGTCCGCATCCAGTACGGCGGCTCGGTGAAGTCGGGGAATGTCGCGGAGATCATGGCGAAGCCCGACATCGACGGTGCCCTGATCGGTGGCGCCGCTCTCGACGCGGACGAATTCGTCAAGATCGTCCGCTTCCGCGACCAGTGA
- the whiA gene encoding DNA-binding protein WhiA, protein MAMTPAVKDEISRLPVTRTCCRKAEVSAILRFAGGLHLVSGRIVIEAELDTAMAARRLKRDILEIFGHSSELIVMAPGGLRRGSRYVVRVVAGGDQLARQTGLVDGRGRPIRGLPPQVVSGATCDAEAAWRGAFLAHGSLTEPGRSSSLEVTCPGPEAALALVGAARRLSIAAKAREVRGVDRVVVRDGDAIGALLTRLGAHESVLAWEERRMRREVRATANRLANFDDANLRRSARAAVAAGARVGRALEILGEEVPEHLAAAGRLRMEHKQASLEELGALADPPLTKDAVAGRIRRLLAMADKRAQDLGIPGTESTLSEELADGLVG, encoded by the coding sequence ATGGCGATGACGCCAGCGGTGAAGGACGAAATCTCTCGGCTTCCCGTGACCCGGACCTGCTGCAGGAAGGCAGAGGTTTCGGCGATTCTTCGGTTCGCGGGCGGGCTGCACCTGGTGAGCGGCCGGATTGTGATCGAGGCGGAGCTGGACACCGCAATGGCGGCGCGTCGGCTGAAGCGGGACATTCTCGAAATTTTCGGGCACAGTTCGGAGCTGATCGTGATGGCCCCCGGCGGGCTGCGGCGCGGCTCCCGCTATGTCGTACGGGTGGTGGCGGGCGGCGATCAGCTGGCCCGCCAGACCGGGCTGGTGGACGGTCGCGGCCGCCCCATCCGTGGACTGCCGCCGCAGGTGGTCTCGGGGGCCACCTGCGACGCCGAGGCCGCCTGGCGCGGTGCCTTCCTGGCCCACGGCTCGCTCACCGAGCCGGGCCGCTCCTCCTCGCTGGAGGTGACCTGCCCGGGCCCGGAGGCGGCACTCGCACTGGTCGGGGCGGCCCGCAGGCTTTCCATCGCGGCGAAGGCCCGTGAGGTGCGTGGCGTGGACCGGGTCGTCGTCCGCGACGGCGACGCGATCGGCGCCCTCCTCACCCGGCTCGGCGCCCATGAGTCGGTGCTGGCCTGGGAGGAGCGGCGGATGCGCCGTGAGGTCCGGGCCACCGCCAACCGTCTCGCCAACTTCGACGACGCCAACCTGCGTCGCTCGGCGCGGGCCGCGGTGGCCGCAGGCGCCCGGGTGGGACGCGCCCTGGAGATCCTGGGCGAAGAGGTGCCCGAGCACCTTGCGGCGGCCGGACGGCTGCGCATGGAGCACAAGCAGGCCTCCCTGGAGGAGCTGGGTGCGCTCGCCGACCCGCCGCTGACCAAGGACGCGGTCGCCGGCCGGATCCGCCGGCTGCTCGCCATGGCCGACAAGCGGGCCCAGGACCTCGGCATCCCGGGGACGGAGTCCACGCTCAGCGAGGAGCTCGCCGACGGCCTAGTGGGCTGA
- the yvcK gene encoding uridine diphosphate-N-acetylglucosamine-binding protein YvcK: MTSRNLRLRRLRRATSALSARKRGAQPKVVALGGGMGLSASLAALRRITGDLTAVVTVADDGGSSGRLREELGVLPPGDLRKALAALCGDDDWGQTWAQVIQHRFQSKGDLHEHAVGNLLIVALWEQLGDHVQALDLVGKLLGAHGRVLPMSAVPLELQALVRGHDPERPDAVDTVRGQATVALTPGEVQSVHLVPNDPPAVPEAVEAVLDADWVVLGPGSWFSSVIPHLLVPELLDALVATKARKVLSLNLAPQPGETDGFSPQRHLEVLGRHAPKLALDVVLADEAAVPDRESLADAAKRLGAAVELAPVASPDGVPIHDPELLAAAYDRIFRMHGRIGPWR; encoded by the coding sequence GTGACCAGCCGCAATCTGCGCCTGCGGCGGCTGCGCAGAGCCACCTCCGCGCTCTCCGCCCGCAAGCGTGGCGCCCAGCCCAAGGTCGTCGCACTCGGCGGCGGCATGGGCCTGTCCGCCTCGCTCGCCGCGCTGCGCCGGATCACCGGCGATCTCACCGCCGTGGTCACCGTCGCCGACGACGGCGGCTCCAGCGGCCGGCTCCGTGAGGAGCTCGGCGTCCTGCCGCCCGGCGACCTCCGCAAGGCGCTCGCCGCGCTCTGCGGCGACGACGACTGGGGTCAGACCTGGGCACAGGTCATCCAGCACCGCTTCCAGTCCAAGGGCGATCTGCACGAGCACGCGGTCGGCAATCTGCTGATCGTCGCCCTCTGGGAGCAGCTCGGTGACCATGTCCAGGCCCTGGACCTGGTCGGCAAGCTCCTCGGCGCGCACGGGCGGGTGCTGCCCATGTCCGCCGTGCCGCTGGAGCTCCAGGCGCTCGTACGGGGCCACGATCCGGAGCGCCCGGACGCCGTGGACACGGTGCGCGGCCAGGCGACGGTGGCGCTGACCCCTGGTGAGGTGCAGTCCGTGCACCTCGTCCCGAACGACCCGCCGGCCGTCCCGGAGGCGGTCGAGGCGGTCCTCGACGCGGACTGGGTGGTGCTCGGCCCGGGATCCTGGTTCTCCTCGGTGATCCCGCATCTGCTCGTACCGGAACTGCTCGACGCGCTCGTCGCGACGAAGGCCCGTAAGGTCCTGTCGCTGAACCTGGCACCGCAGCCCGGCGAAACTGATGGCTTCTCTCCGCAGCGTCATTTGGAGGTTTTGGGACGACACGCCCCTAAACTCGCCCTGGACGTGGTGCTGGCCGACGAAGCCGCCGTGCCCGATCGCGAGTCCCTCGCCGATGCCGCCAAGCGGCTCGGCGCCGCGGTCGAGCTGGCGCCGGTGGCCTCACCCGACGGCGTTCCGATCCATGATCCGGAGCTGTTGGCTGCCGCGTACGACCGTATTTTTCGGATGCATGGAAGGATCGGCCCATGGCGATGA
- the pgk gene encoding phosphoglycerate kinase has product MKTIDELLAEGVTGKRVFVRADLNVPLSGTTITDDGRIRAVQPTVEKLAAAGARVIVASHLGRPKGAPDPAFSLAPAAARLGELIGADVAFATDTVGESARTTVAALTDGKVAVIENLRFNPGETSKDDAERGAFADQLAELADVYVGDGFGAVHRKHASVFDLPARLPHAAGDLIATEVGVLKKLTEDVARPYAVVLGGSKVSDKLGVIDHLLERADRILIGGGMAYTFLKAQGHEVGSSLLQEDQIPAVLEYLKRAEEKGVEFVLPVDVVVSEQFPDLKTKAPSRHTTVPADAIPAGVMGLDNGPETNKLYASKLADAVTVFWNGPMGVFEHPDYAEGTRAVAQALVDSEGFSVVGGGDSAAAVRILGFDENAFGHISTGGGASLEYLEGKTLPGLAALED; this is encoded by the coding sequence ATGAAGACGATCGACGAACTTCTCGCCGAAGGGGTCACCGGCAAGCGCGTATTCGTCCGCGCCGACCTCAACGTGCCGCTGAGCGGCACCACCATCACCGACGACGGCCGCATCCGCGCCGTCCAGCCGACCGTGGAGAAGCTGGCCGCGGCCGGTGCCCGGGTCATCGTCGCCTCGCACCTGGGCCGCCCCAAGGGCGCCCCGGACCCGGCCTTCTCCCTGGCCCCCGCCGCCGCCCGCCTCGGCGAGCTGATCGGCGCCGATGTGGCCTTCGCGACCGACACGGTCGGCGAGTCCGCCCGCACCACGGTCGCCGCGCTCACCGACGGCAAGGTCGCCGTCATCGAGAATCTCCGCTTCAACCCCGGCGAGACGTCGAAGGACGACGCCGAGCGCGGCGCGTTCGCCGATCAGCTCGCCGAGCTCGCCGACGTGTACGTGGGCGACGGCTTCGGAGCCGTCCACCGCAAGCACGCCTCGGTCTTCGACCTCCCGGCCCGGCTGCCGCACGCCGCGGGCGACCTGATCGCCACCGAGGTCGGTGTCCTGAAGAAGCTCACCGAGGACGTCGCGCGCCCGTACGCCGTCGTGCTCGGCGGCTCCAAGGTCTCCGACAAGCTCGGCGTCATCGACCACCTCCTGGAGCGGGCCGACCGCATCCTCATCGGCGGGGGCATGGCGTACACCTTCCTCAAGGCCCAGGGCCACGAGGTCGGCAGCTCCCTCCTGCAGGAGGACCAGATCCCGGCGGTGCTGGAGTATCTGAAGCGGGCGGAGGAGAAGGGCGTGGAGTTCGTGCTCCCCGTCGACGTCGTGGTCTCCGAGCAGTTCCCCGACCTCAAGACCAAGGCCCCGAGCCGGCACACCACCGTGCCCGCGGATGCCATCCCGGCCGGTGTGATGGGTCTGGACAACGGCCCCGAGACCAACAAGCTGTACGCCTCGAAGCTCGCCGACGCCGTCACCGTCTTCTGGAACGGCCCGATGGGCGTCTTCGAGCACCCCGATTACGCCGAGGGCACCCGGGCGGTCGCCCAGGCCCTCGTCGACTCCGAGGGCTTCAGTGTCGTCGGCGGTGGCGACTCCGCCGCGGCCGTCCGCATCCTGGGCTTCGACGAGAACGCATTCGGCCACATCTCGACCGGTGGCGGCGCCAGCCTCGAATACCTCGAGGGCAAGACGCTTCCCGGCCTCGCCGCACTGGAGGACTGA
- the rapZ gene encoding RNase adapter RapZ — MTEHEHEQEHEHEPESAHDGTDRAHDSTDRADGAGHVSTGTTTETGDATAAIPELVIISGMSGAGRSTAAKCLEDLGWFVVDNLPPALIPTMVELGARSQGNVARIAVVVDVRGRRFFDNLRESLADLAARHVTRRIVFLESSDDALVRRFESVRRPHPLQGDGRIVDGIAAERDLLRELRGDADLVIDTSSLNVHELRAKMDAQFAGDEEPELRATVMSFGFKYGLPVDADLVADCRFLPNPHWVPELRPFTGLNEEVSAYVFNQPGAKEFLNQYTELLQLVAAGYRREGKRYVTIAVGCTGGKHRSVAMSEKLAARLAAEGIETVLVHRDMGRE, encoded by the coding sequence ATGACTGAGCACGAACACGAGCAGGAACACGAACACGAGCCGGAGAGCGCGCACGACGGCACAGACCGCGCGCACGACAGCACGGACCGAGCAGACGGAGCAGGACACGTGAGTACGGGCACCACGACCGAGACGGGCGATGCCACCGCGGCCATCCCCGAGCTGGTGATCATCTCCGGCATGTCGGGCGCCGGACGATCCACCGCCGCCAAGTGTCTGGAGGACCTCGGCTGGTTCGTCGTCGACAACCTGCCGCCCGCCCTGATCCCCACCATGGTGGAGCTCGGCGCCCGGTCCCAGGGCAATGTGGCCCGGATCGCCGTCGTCGTCGACGTGCGCGGCCGTCGCTTCTTCGACAACCTGCGGGAGTCCCTCGCCGACCTCGCGGCCAGGCACGTCACCCGGCGGATCGTCTTCCTGGAGTCCTCCGACGACGCGCTGGTCCGCCGCTTCGAATCGGTCCGCCGGCCGCACCCCCTCCAGGGCGACGGCCGCATCGTGGACGGCATCGCCGCCGAGCGCGACCTGCTGCGCGAGCTGCGCGGCGACGCCGACCTGGTGATCGACACCTCCAGCCTCAACGTGCACGAGCTGCGCGCCAAGATGGACGCCCAGTTCGCCGGGGACGAGGAGCCGGAGCTGCGCGCCACGGTGATGTCGTTCGGCTTCAAGTACGGCCTGCCCGTGGACGCGGACCTGGTGGCCGACTGCCGCTTCCTGCCCAACCCGCACTGGGTCCCCGAGCTGCGCCCGTTCACCGGACTCAACGAGGAGGTCTCGGCGTACGTCTTCAACCAGCCGGGTGCCAAGGAGTTCCTCAACCAGTACACCGAGCTGCTCCAGCTGGTTGCCGCCGGCTACCGCCGTGAGGGCAAGCGCTACGTGACGATCGCCGTCGGCTGCACGGGCGGCAAGCACCGCTCCGTCGCGATGTCCGAGAAGCTGGCAGCCCGGCTCGCCGCCGAAGGGATCGAGACCGTCCTCGTCCACCGGGACATGGGGCGCGAGTGA
- the gap gene encoding type I glyceraldehyde-3-phosphate dehydrogenase has protein sequence MTIRVGINGFGRIGRNYFRALLEQGADIEIVAVNDLGDTATTAHLLKYDTILGRLKAEVSHTADSITVDGHTIKVLSERNPADIPWGELGVDIVIESTGIFTKKADAEKHIAGGAKKVLISAPAKDEDITIVMGVNEEKYDAANHHVISNASCTTNCVAPMAKVLDENFGIVKGLMTTVHAYTNDQRILDFPHSDLRRARAAAENIIPTTTGAAKATALVLPQLRGKLDGIAMRVPVPTGSVTDLVITLEREVTRDEVNAAFQKAAEEGPLKGKLVYTQDPIVSSDIVSDPASCTFDSLLTMAEGTQVKVIGWYDNEWGYSNRLVDLTVFVGSQL, from the coding sequence GTGACGATCCGCGTAGGCATCAACGGCTTTGGCCGCATCGGTCGTAACTACTTCCGCGCGCTGCTGGAGCAGGGTGCGGACATCGAGATCGTGGCTGTCAACGACCTGGGTGACACTGCGACCACGGCCCACCTGCTGAAGTACGACACCATCCTGGGTCGTCTGAAGGCAGAGGTCAGCCACACCGCCGACAGCATCACCGTCGACGGCCACACCATCAAGGTGCTCTCCGAGCGCAACCCGGCCGACATCCCCTGGGGTGAGCTGGGCGTCGACATCGTCATCGAGTCGACCGGCATCTTCACGAAGAAGGCCGACGCCGAGAAGCACATCGCGGGCGGCGCCAAGAAGGTCCTCATCTCGGCTCCGGCCAAGGACGAGGACATCACCATCGTGATGGGCGTCAACGAGGAGAAGTACGACGCGGCCAACCACCACGTCATCTCCAACGCCTCCTGCACCACCAACTGCGTCGCGCCGATGGCGAAGGTCCTGGACGAGAACTTCGGCATCGTCAAGGGCCTCATGACGACGGTCCACGCGTACACGAACGACCAGCGCATCCTGGACTTCCCGCACTCCGACCTGCGTCGTGCCCGCGCCGCCGCGGAGAACATCATCCCGACCACGACCGGTGCCGCCAAGGCCACCGCTCTGGTGCTCCCGCAGCTCAGGGGCAAGCTCGACGGCATCGCGATGCGCGTCCCGGTCCCGACCGGCTCCGTCACCGACCTGGTCATCACGCTGGAGCGCGAGGTCACCCGCGACGAGGTCAACGCCGCGTTCCAGAAGGCCGCCGAGGAAGGCCCGCTCAAGGGCAAGCTCGTCTACACCCAGGACCCGATCGTGTCCTCGGACATCGTCTCGGACCCGGCTTCCTGCACCTTCGACTCCCTGCTGACCATGGCAGAGGGCACGCAGGTCAAGGTCATCGGCTGGTACGACAACGAGTGGGGCTACTCCAACCGCCTCGTCGACCTGACCGTCTTCGTCGGCAGCCAGCTCTGA